A window of the Arenibacter algicola genome harbors these coding sequences:
- a CDS encoding OmpP1/FadL family transporter has translation MDILIKDLMRTNAKSRGFLLTLFLLMLGTTTKAQVGHVLQGVGGVNMSMGGAATAQPLDINGALLWNPASLSKFDGQILSFNAGLFFSDPSISSTVPTQNGPFSGTTGDDRGVSVLPALAYVWGKDESKHTFGISAFGVSGFGVTFPESQDNPITMPQSSGGFGHIESDYALLQLSFAYSYQLTDKISLGIQPNFNYATLEIGPNPLAAPSQTLGYPNSDKATAFGIGAQIGLFYDSGSGLKIGASYKSKQIFNDFSFNNTYLDGSEAPGVDFNMDYPAIYSVGLGYSMGDFDYALDYRFIDYENTDGFKKSGWQLAESGDFSGFPTGAVQGFGWQSISVVSTGLQYKGIQNLPLRIGYTYSENPIRDEFVFMSSPATAVIKNAFQFGFSYKLNPRFSLDVAYHHGTSSGSTSGPLLNPTPDSAGGPWNADTNPTGAIPGSEVAYDMTTDLVVVGFSYILGR, from the coding sequence ATGGACATATTAATCAAGGACTTGATGAGGACAAATGCGAAAAGCAGAGGATTTCTTCTTACATTATTTTTACTGATGTTGGGCACAACTACAAAAGCACAGGTAGGCCATGTACTTCAGGGGGTAGGAGGTGTAAACATGTCGATGGGCGGGGCCGCCACGGCTCAGCCCCTGGATATTAACGGAGCGTTATTGTGGAATCCCGCCTCACTTTCAAAATTTGACGGACAAATACTATCCTTTAATGCTGGCCTGTTTTTTTCAGATCCTTCTATTTCATCGACCGTGCCAACCCAAAACGGGCCCTTTAGTGGGACAACGGGTGATGATAGGGGAGTCTCCGTACTCCCGGCCTTGGCTTATGTCTGGGGAAAGGATGAAAGCAAACATACCTTTGGAATTTCGGCCTTTGGGGTTTCTGGTTTTGGGGTTACTTTTCCCGAAAGTCAAGACAATCCCATAACCATGCCGCAGAGTTCAGGGGGCTTTGGACATATAGAATCGGATTATGCCCTTTTGCAGCTTAGTTTTGCCTACTCCTATCAGTTAACGGACAAGATTTCCTTGGGGATACAACCTAATTTTAATTATGCTACCTTGGAAATTGGACCCAATCCATTGGCAGCACCTAGTCAGACTCTAGGTTATCCCAACAGTGACAAGGCTACGGCTTTTGGAATTGGAGCCCAAATTGGACTTTTTTATGACTCGGGAAGTGGATTAAAGATAGGTGCTTCCTATAAATCCAAACAGATTTTCAATGATTTTAGTTTTAATAATACTTATCTGGATGGCAGTGAGGCTCCAGGTGTAGATTTCAATATGGATTACCCCGCCATCTACTCCGTGGGCCTAGGTTATTCTATGGGGGATTTCGATTATGCCTTGGATTACCGTTTTATAGACTATGAAAATACCGATGGGTTCAAAAAATCTGGCTGGCAATTGGCTGAAAGTGGAGATTTCTCAGGGTTTCCTACCGGTGCCGTCCAGGGTTTTGGATGGCAAAGTATCTCTGTGGTCTCAACTGGACTTCAATATAAAGGCATCCAAAATTTGCCTTTAAGGATTGGATATACCTATAGTGAAAATCCTATTCGGGACGAATTTGTTTTTATGTCCTCTCCTGCCACGGCAGTTATTAAAAATGCGTTTCAGTTTGGGTTTAGCTATAAGCTCAATCCACGCTTTAGCCTAGATGTTGCCTATCACCATGGAACTAGCAGTGGTTCCACCAGTGGCCCCTTGTTAAATCCGACACCGGATAGCGCTGGCGGTCCGTGGAATGCGGATACCAATCCTACGGGGGCTATCCCGGGTAGTGAAGTGGCCTACGATATGACCACCGACCTTGTGGTAGTAGGGTTTAGCTACATTTTAGGCCGATAG
- a CDS encoding bile acid:sodium symporter family protein, translated as MNSTSGIILAISLIIIMFGMGLSLTLSDFKRVVSYPKAMIIGLICQMLLLPIIGYFIAISLSLSPTTAIGIMLLAACPGGPTSNMLTYLAKGDLALSVSLTAVSSIISILTIPFIVQFALEEFSNESMAITVDAITMIKQLLVIVIIPVGIGMLIKSKFEAFANKMEKPVKIASAIIFILVIIGVTISVKDVFMSYLSEAGLPAILLNVSTMTIGFLMAVLFKLTRPQAISISIETGIQNGTLAITLATIALNNAEYSIVPAIYGLLMFITATVIIFIRKPLGIKDELSLEKDPAN; from the coding sequence ATGAATTCTACCTCTGGAATTATCCTTGCCATTTCATTGATCATTATTATGTTCGGGATGGGCCTATCATTGACCCTTTCAGATTTTAAGAGGGTTGTTAGTTATCCAAAGGCCATGATCATAGGGCTTATCTGCCAGATGTTGTTGTTACCAATCATAGGATATTTCATTGCCATTTCCCTAAGTTTGTCGCCCACCACCGCTATTGGCATTATGTTATTGGCGGCCTGTCCTGGAGGACCAACATCCAATATGCTTACTTATTTGGCCAAAGGCGATTTGGCCTTGTCCGTTTCCCTAACGGCCGTGTCGAGTATTATTTCCATTTTAACCATCCCTTTCATTGTGCAATTTGCATTGGAAGAATTTTCCAATGAAAGTATGGCCATTACTGTCGATGCCATAACCATGATAAAACAATTGTTGGTAATAGTCATCATACCTGTAGGAATCGGCATGTTGATAAAAAGCAAATTTGAAGCTTTTGCCAACAAGATGGAGAAACCCGTAAAAATAGCTTCTGCTATTATATTTATATTGGTAATCATTGGGGTAACCATTAGCGTCAAGGATGTTTTTATGAGTTACTTGAGCGAGGCAGGTCTACCGGCCATTCTGCTCAATGTGAGCACCATGACCATAGGGTTTTTAATGGCAGTACTTTTTAAACTAACAAGACCACAGGCCATAAGTATATCCATTGAAACCGGAATACAAAACGGAACCTTGGCAATAACATTGGCTACAATTGCCCTGAACAATGCAGAATACTCTATTGTACCTGCCATATACGGGCTCTTAATGTTCATTACTGCCACAGTAATTATTTTTATCCGTAAACCACTTGGGATAAAAGATGAATTAAGCCTGGAAAAAGACCCGGCCAATTAA
- a CDS encoding MFS transporter, with translation MGKNRFIVALILFIFFVISFLTNILGPLIPDIISDFKVSLTMAALLPFAFFVAYGVFSIPSGVAVERYGEKQVILSAFLISFIGAILFSIFPNFPIALISLFLIGSGMAMLQVAINPLLRVAGGEEHFAFNSVMGQLAFGMASFMSPFLFTYLVLKLEDYPGPDNSNFILNIFHNIVPENLPWVSLYWIFAMISLIMVIFIYPITLPKVERNEEEKAGSWATNKDLLKNKKVILFFMGLFAYVGTEQGVANWMSQFLSEYHGLDPRIEGANAISLFWGLLTVGCILGLLLLKFMDSKLVLKIFSGAAILSLTTALFGPAHIAVLAFPLVGFFASVMWSVIFSLALNSVKENHGALSGILCSGIVGGAIVPLIVGALGDLVGLKGGMFFLYITLGFIFSIGFWASPLVNNKTITLKEFFGNNKKSEP, from the coding sequence ATGGGAAAAAATCGATTTATTGTTGCCCTTATTTTATTCATCTTTTTTGTCATTTCCTTTCTAACCAATATTTTAGGCCCCTTGATCCCTGATATCATATCGGATTTCAAGGTTAGTTTAACTATGGCCGCCCTATTGCCATTTGCCTTTTTTGTTGCTTATGGTGTATTTTCCATTCCCTCTGGGGTAGCGGTAGAGCGCTACGGCGAAAAACAAGTGATCTTGTCCGCATTTTTAATATCCTTTATCGGTGCCATTTTATTTTCAATTTTTCCCAATTTTCCCATAGCGCTAATATCCCTATTTTTAATTGGTTCGGGAATGGCCATGTTGCAGGTGGCTATTAATCCCTTGTTAAGGGTTGCTGGGGGCGAAGAGCATTTTGCCTTTAATTCCGTTATGGGCCAATTGGCGTTTGGAATGGCCTCTTTTATGAGTCCCTTCCTTTTCACATACCTAGTGCTTAAGTTGGAAGACTACCCTGGCCCTGACAATTCCAATTTTATCCTCAACATTTTTCACAACATAGTACCCGAGAATTTACCTTGGGTTTCCCTTTACTGGATATTTGCGATGATCTCGCTCATTATGGTCATCTTCATATATCCCATAACATTGCCCAAGGTTGAAAGGAATGAAGAGGAAAAAGCGGGTTCATGGGCCACAAACAAAGACTTGTTAAAAAACAAAAAAGTAATCCTATTCTTTATGGGCCTATTTGCATATGTGGGTACTGAACAGGGTGTAGCCAATTGGATGTCCCAATTTTTATCGGAATATCATGGTTTGGACCCTAGAATAGAGGGTGCCAATGCCATATCCTTGTTTTGGGGATTATTGACGGTGGGCTGTATCCTAGGGTTACTACTATTGAAATTTATGGATAGCAAATTGGTACTTAAAATATTTTCAGGGGCTGCCATTCTAAGTTTGACAACGGCACTTTTCGGCCCTGCCCATATAGCGGTTTTGGCGTTCCCCCTGGTAGGCTTTTTTGCCTCTGTAATGTGGTCCGTTATTTTTTCCCTAGCATTGAACTCCGTTAAGGAAAACCACGGAGCCCTGTCGGGCATATTGTGTTCCGGAATTGTAGGTGGGGCCATTGTCCCCCTTATAGTTGGGGCTTTAGGTGATTTGGTTGGACTAAAAGGTGGTATGTTCTTTTTGTACATCACACTTGGTTTTATTTTTAGTATTGGATTTTGGGCAAGCCCCTTAGTCAATAACAAAACAATAACGCTTAAAGAATTTTTCGGCAATAATAAAAAATCTGAACCTTAA